From Streptomyces durmitorensis, a single genomic window includes:
- a CDS encoding cytochrome P450 yields MTTSTAGAGLVHTRRERFGPAEELRRLSAGRPVTRIDVGPGTDGVPVWLVTGHAEVRQVLGDHRRFSTRRRFGPPSSAGRGEGPRPDELIGQLMDYDPPEHTRLRQILTPEFTLRRMRRIEPGITGIVTEHLDAMERTGPPAELITAFASPVPGAALCELIGVPRDDRVDFLRRCHAFLAPGRGRQRRAAAGELLSRYVAAMVARQRTDPDEGFLGMLVRDHGDEVTDKELRGVCVLLVLAGLDNISGMLGLGTLLLLGHPDQLAVVRDDPRAVDRAVEELLRHLSVPHAPTPRTALADVTVGEQLIRAGEHVLCSLPMANRDPALLADPDRFDITREPAAHVAFGHGIHHCLGAALARMELRIAYPALLRRLPGLRLAVPDDEVPFRVHALAHGVDRLPVTW; encoded by the coding sequence ATGACGACATCCACGGCCGGAGCCGGCCTCGTCCACACCCGCCGCGAACGCTTCGGCCCGGCCGAAGAGCTGCGGCGGCTGTCCGCGGGGCGGCCCGTCACCCGGATCGACGTGGGTCCGGGAACCGACGGGGTGCCCGTCTGGCTGGTCACGGGCCACGCCGAGGTGCGCCAAGTGCTCGGCGACCACCGGCGGTTCTCCACCCGGCGCCGCTTCGGGCCGCCCTCGTCGGCGGGCCGGGGCGAAGGACCGCGGCCCGACGAACTGATCGGGCAGCTCATGGACTACGACCCGCCCGAGCACACCCGGCTGCGACAGATCCTCACGCCCGAGTTCACCCTGCGCCGGATGCGCAGGATCGAGCCGGGCATCACCGGCATCGTCACCGAGCACCTCGACGCCATGGAACGCACGGGTCCGCCCGCCGAACTCATCACGGCGTTCGCCTCGCCGGTCCCCGGCGCGGCCCTGTGCGAGCTGATCGGCGTACCGCGCGACGACCGCGTCGACTTCCTGCGCCGCTGCCACGCCTTCCTCGCGCCGGGCCGGGGACGGCAGCGGCGTGCGGCGGCCGGGGAACTGCTCTCGCGGTACGTCGCCGCGATGGTGGCCCGGCAGCGCACGGACCCCGACGAAGGCTTCCTGGGCATGCTGGTCCGCGACCACGGCGACGAGGTCACGGACAAGGAACTGCGGGGCGTGTGCGTCCTGTTGGTGCTCGCGGGCCTCGACAACATCTCCGGCATGCTGGGCCTTGGCACCCTGCTGTTGCTCGGCCACCCCGACCAGCTCGCCGTGGTGCGCGACGACCCCCGAGCGGTGGACCGCGCGGTCGAGGAATTGCTGCGCCACCTGTCGGTGCCGCACGCCCCGACGCCCCGCACCGCCCTGGCGGACGTCACCGTCGGGGAGCAGCTCATCAGGGCGGGCGAACACGTCCTGTGCTCGCTGCCGATGGCCAACCGCGATCCTGCGCTGCTCGCCGACCCCGACCGCTTCGACATCACACGCGAGCCCGCGGCCCATGTCGCCTTCGGCCACGGCATCCACCACTGCCTGGGCGCGGCACTGGCCCGGATGGAACTGCGGATCGCCTACCCGGCGCTGCTGCGGCGCTTGCCCGGCCTGCGCCTGGCCGTGCCCGATGACGAGGTGCCGTTCCGCGTGCACGCGCTCGCCCACGGCGTGGACCGGCTGCCGGTCACCTGGTGA
- a CDS encoding ferredoxin, translated as MELRVDRHRCAGSGLCMAQVPAVFDQSDEDGKVLLNAPAPAPELAAAVRLAAARCPSGAITLHERDTADH; from the coding sequence ATGGAGTTACGGGTCGATCGCCACCGCTGCGCGGGTTCCGGGCTCTGCATGGCCCAGGTCCCCGCCGTCTTCGACCAGTCGGACGAGGACGGCAAGGTCCTGCTCAACGCACCGGCCCCGGCCCCCGAGCTGGCCGCCGCCGTGCGCCTGGCTGCCGCGCGGTGCCCGTCCGGCGCGATCACGCTGCACGAACGGGACACCGCCGACCACTGA
- a CDS encoding alpha-hydroxy acid oxidase: MRRADPAAARDLGDVERAAAAALPPEVWDFIAGGSGRERSLEANREAFDRIFVASRVLRDVSGCTTDATLLKRPVRMPVAVAPVAYHRLVHPEGELATARAAKTAGVPFTVATLSSVPVEEITAVGGTVWFQLYWLRERRRTLDLARRAEDAGCQALMLTVDVPWMGRRLRDVRNGFALPGHVRAAHLDGGAASAAHRSGRNGSAVAAHTAEAFSPSVTWSCVEELRAATRLPLVVKGVLAAEDAVRAAELGADAVVVSNHGGRQLDGALPGIDALPEVADAVGDRCEVMVDGGVRGGTDVLKALASGADGVLVGRPPVWGLAAGGEAGVRQVLDLLADELRDALGLAGCAGVGAAGELRTVRLPQGGRA, translated from the coding sequence GTGCGGCGCGCTGACCCCGCGGCCGCGCGTGATCTGGGCGACGTCGAGAGAGCCGCGGCCGCGGCCCTGCCACCCGAGGTGTGGGACTTCATCGCGGGTGGCAGTGGCCGTGAGCGGTCCCTCGAGGCGAACCGGGAGGCGTTCGACCGCATCTTCGTCGCCTCCCGGGTGCTCAGGGACGTCTCGGGGTGCACCACGGACGCGACGCTCCTGAAGCGTCCGGTGCGGATGCCGGTGGCGGTCGCCCCGGTCGCGTACCACCGACTGGTGCACCCCGAGGGCGAGTTGGCCACCGCGCGGGCGGCGAAGACGGCGGGCGTGCCGTTCACGGTGGCCACCTTGAGCAGCGTTCCCGTCGAGGAGATCACGGCGGTCGGCGGCACGGTGTGGTTCCAGCTCTACTGGCTGCGCGAGCGGCGACGCACCCTGGACCTGGCCCGCCGGGCCGAGGACGCGGGGTGCCAGGCGCTGATGCTCACCGTCGACGTGCCCTGGATGGGCCGCCGGCTGCGGGACGTCCGCAACGGCTTCGCGCTGCCGGGCCATGTGCGGGCCGCGCATCTGGACGGCGGTGCGGCATCGGCGGCGCACCGCTCCGGCCGGAACGGCTCGGCGGTGGCGGCCCACACGGCCGAGGCGTTCTCGCCTTCGGTGACGTGGTCGTGCGTGGAGGAGCTGCGGGCGGCCACCCGGCTGCCGCTGGTGGTGAAGGGCGTCCTCGCCGCCGAGGACGCGGTGCGGGCGGCGGAACTGGGCGCGGACGCCGTCGTGGTGTCGAACCACGGCGGCCGTCAGCTCGACGGCGCGCTGCCCGGCATCGACGCCCTCCCCGAGGTGGCCGATGCGGTCGGCGACCGGTGCGAGGTCATGGTGGACGGCGGAGTGCGCGGCGGCACGGACGTGCTCAAGGCGCTGGCGTCCGGAGCCGACGGGGTCCTGGTGGGGCGGCCACCGGTGTGGGGGCTCGCCGCAGGCGGGGAGGCCGGCGTACGGCAGGTCCTCGATCTGCTGGCCGACGAGTTGCGCGACGCGCTGGGGCTCGCGGGATGCGCCGGTGTCGGGGCGGCCGGGGAGCTGCGTACGGTGCGGCTGCCGCAGGGCGGCCGTGCGTGA
- the hppD gene encoding 4-hydroxyphenylpyruvate dioxygenase: protein MTDLPATAPNNDLADLAIDHVEMYVDGLEEAVFAWVDKYAFTVVGTGGSADHRSVALRQGRMTLVLTEATAERHPATTYVTTHGNGVADIALRTADVSAAFAAAVAGGARPVRKPTRHAGEGPAVTAAVSGFGDVVHTLVERSPGEGPGLPPGFVPALGSREARTSEVGLLDIDHIAVCLNPGDLESTARFYQQALGFREVFKEHIVVGAQAMDSKVVQSATGAVTLTLIEPDPLAQPGQIDEFLKSHHGAGVQHLAFSSRDAVRSVRTLSARGVGFLQTPSTYYDLLSERIGLKSHTLNELRATNLLVDEDHDGQLFQIFTASTHPRGTIFFEVIERQGAQTFGSSNIKALYEAVELERTGQRAAR from the coding sequence ATGACGGATTTACCCGCAACGGCACCGAACAATGATCTGGCGGATCTCGCGATCGACCATGTCGAGATGTACGTCGACGGCCTGGAGGAGGCGGTGTTCGCCTGGGTCGACAAGTACGCCTTCACGGTCGTCGGCACCGGCGGCAGCGCCGACCACCGCAGCGTCGCCCTGCGCCAGGGGCGGATGACGCTGGTGCTCACCGAGGCGACCGCGGAGCGGCACCCCGCCACCACGTACGTCACCACCCACGGCAACGGCGTCGCCGACATCGCCCTGCGCACCGCGGACGTGTCCGCGGCCTTCGCCGCCGCGGTGGCGGGCGGCGCGCGTCCCGTGCGCAAGCCCACACGGCACGCGGGGGAAGGCCCCGCGGTCACGGCGGCCGTCTCGGGCTTCGGCGACGTGGTGCACACGCTGGTCGAGCGGTCCCCGGGAGAAGGTCCGGGGCTTCCGCCCGGATTCGTTCCGGCGCTCGGCTCGCGCGAGGCGCGCACCAGTGAGGTGGGACTCCTCGACATCGACCACATCGCCGTGTGCCTGAACCCCGGAGATCTCGAATCGACGGCCCGCTTCTATCAACAGGCCCTCGGTTTCCGCGAGGTCTTCAAGGAGCACATCGTCGTCGGCGCCCAGGCAATGGACTCCAAGGTCGTGCAGAGCGCGACCGGAGCGGTGACGCTGACGCTCATAGAGCCCGATCCGCTGGCGCAGCCCGGTCAGATCGACGAATTCCTCAAGAGCCATCACGGAGCGGGCGTGCAGCATCTGGCCTTCTCCAGCAGGGACGCCGTCCGTTCGGTGCGCACGCTGTCCGCGCGCGGTGTCGGATTCCTCCAGACCCCGTCGACGTACTACGACCTGCTCTCCGAACGGATCGGGCTCAAGTCCCACACCCTGAACGAACTGCGCGCGACGAACCTCCTCGTCGACGAGGACCACGACGGCCAGCTGTTCCAGATCTTCACCGCGTCGACGCACCCACGGGGCACGATCTTCTTCGAGGTCATCGAGCGCCAGGGCGCACAGACCTTCGGCAGTTCCAACATCAAGGCGCTGTACGAGGCCGTGGAGCTGGAACGGACCGGGCAGCGTGCGGCGCGCTGA